The Pukyongia salina genome segment AGCGCCAACCGATAAAGGTATACCTATAGAAATTTTTTGTTTTAGCTATGATAAGGTCTGGCAGAATTACGAGGCTATACAGGCAGATCTCTTCGATCACTTTATTGCAGCGGCGCCCTACTTTGATCTTGAGATCTTCGAGCTACCTACCGGGAAAGATATAAGCTCTCTTAATTAATTGTCCTTTAATCTATCCGAAACGTACTCTATTTGGGTCTTCCCATGGGGATATGGTTTCCCGTTCTCATCCAAACTCACCATGATTATCGTATCGATGGTAATAATTGTGTGACGCGTCATTTTATTTCTCACCTCGCAACAAAGGGTTAACGAACTTCTCCCGAATTTCTTTACTTCGATCCCAATTTCAACTATATCCCCTTTTTTGGCCGAGCTTACAAAATTGATCTCACTCATATATTTGGTCACAGTACGGGGGTTTTCCAACTGAATAATAGCATAGAGAGCGGCTTCTTCATCGATCCACTCCAGTAGTCTTCCGCCAAACAAGGTTCCGTTAGGATTTAGATCTTCCGGTTTTATCCATTTTCGGGTATGAAATCTCATGGTCTTTTCTGAAATTGATTTTGATTCTTTAGAAGCATAAATATACGGTTTTAGAGAAGTAAGATTCAGAAAAAAATATCAGGAAAATGTAACAAACATTTGACTGCTAAGACTTACCTTTAAGCTAAACTTAAATTAATTACACAATGAAAACCCTAAAGACACTATTCATCATCCTTCTTGTTGCAGCAATTGTACCCGCAACCGCACAAACTGCGGATGAAATTATTGAAAATTATTTCGAAAACACCGGCGGTAAGGAAGCCTGGGATGATATCGAATCTATGCAAACTACTGGTGATGCCATGATGGGAGGACAATCGTATCCCTTTGTTCAAACGACCTTAAGCGATGGCCGAATGGTGGTAAAAGTAGACCTTCAGGGTACCAGTTTTATTCCACAGGCTTTTGATGGAGAGCAGGTATGGACGACAAATTTCCAGAGCATGCAGGCCGAAGCAATGGATAAGGAAACTTCGGTAAACTACAAGAATAACGAAGCCAATGAATTCCCTGATCCGTTTTTAAACTACAAGGAGAATGGATATAAATTAGAGCTTGTTGGCGAAGCTACGATGGAAGGAACAGAATGTTATAAACTGGTACTTACTAAAAAACCGGTTATGGTAGATGGGCAAGAAAAACCTAATGTAACCACCTATTATTTCGACAAGGAAAATTTTGTACCTATCGTGTCAGAGTCTACTATGAATGGCGGACCTATGGCAGGAATGACCACTCAGACCGTATTTAGTGACTATCTTGAAGCAGGTGATTTTTACTTGCCATTTTCGATCACACAAAAATTTAACGGACAAGTAGGACAAACCATCAAAGTCACCGATGTTAAATTTAATGTGGAGGTGGATGATGCAATGTTCAAAATGCCTGCGACAGCAGATACTGAAGACAAAAAATAAACTCACTCGAATTGCATAAAAAATCCCCGTACTTATGGGGATTTTTTATAACCAAATACCAAAAAATGAAAAAACTAATCATCTTATTTCTTACTGGGATGTTGATGCCATTTGTGCTTCCCGCCCAGGAGATCAACCTTAAAGGAAAAGAACTGTTCGGCGACATGCGCGCACGTCATATAGGACCTGCCTTAATGAGTGGTCGTATCAACGACCTGGAAATGCACCCTACTAATACCAGGATTCTTTACGCAGGAACTGCGGGTGGCGGTGTATGGAAATCTAATGACGGAGGAGCAACTTTTGTTCCCATCTTCGATGACTATGCACAGTCTATTGGAGTTGTAAAATTAGATCCAAAGGACCCGGACCGAACTATTTGGGTTGGTACCGGTGAAACCTGGACCCGAAACTCGGTTTCTGTAGGTGATGGCCTATACAAATCTACAGATGGAGGAAATAACTGGACAGAGATCCCAGGATTTGAGAATAGTGAACGAATAGCTTCTATCGCCATCAACCCAAATAATACCAATGAGGTTTATGTGGGAGTGCTTGGGGCTTTGTGGAGCGATAGTGAAGACAGAGGTGTTTATAAAACTACCGATGGCGGAAAGACCTGGTCTAAAATACTTTATGTAAATCCTTCAACCGGTGCTGCCGATGTGATCATGGATCCAAAAAATCCGAACACACTCTATGCTTCGATGTGGGAATTTAGAAGAACTGCCTGGGGTTTCAACTCCGGTGGAGCAAATAGCGCCTTGTATAAATCTACCGACGCTGGGAAAAGCTGGAATAAGATCCACAATGGATTTCCGGCCGGAAAACTGGGTCGAATCGCGGTTCAGGTAGCACCTAGCGATAGTTCGATAGTTTATGCGGTTCTGGAAACCGAGGATAAATCTAAGAACGGCTTGTGGAAATCTACCAATGGGGGACAAAGTTGGGAACACCTCAATGCCGATTTTGGTTTAACGGTACGCCCTTTTTATTTCTCACGAATTACGATAGATCCTAGAGATCCGGACGTAGTAGTTAAAGGTGGTCTCACCGGTTCTATTAGCCGTGACGGAGGAAAGACCTTTAAGAATTTAGGTAACATGCATAGCGATATCCACGATATTACCTTCCATATTAAAGATAGTGATATCATGTACTCCGGAACTGATGGTGGTGTATACCGAAGCTGGAACGGAGGAACAACTTTCGAGATCGTTGAAAATCTGCCTTTATCGCAGTTCTATCATATTAGTGTGGACGATGCGGAGCCATACAATGTTTACGGCGGACTCCAGGACAACGGTAGTTGGTATGGCCCTTCCTCCTCGCCCGGTGGTGTGAATGCTCGCGATTGGAACAGTGTGGGTTATGGAGATGGATTTAGAGTGCTGAAGCATCCAACCAAGAACATTATCTACTCCGAAATGCAAGGGGCGGAAAATGTATGGCGCTATGACGCAGACAGGAACAGGACCAAAACCATACAACCACTGCCGCGAAAAGGTGATCCGGAGCTGCGATTTAACTGGAATGCACCTATGGCTGTAAGCCACCATGTCCCGGACAGATTCTACATGGGAAGTCAGTTCCTGCATAAGTCGGACGACATGGGCGACAGCTGGACCATAATTTCGCCCGATCTTACCACCAACGACCCTGCGAAACAAGACCAGTCTAAATCGGGAGGGCTTTCGGTAGATAACAGTGGAGCCGAGAATCATACCACGATTTTCACCATTGCAGAATCTCCTTTAGATGAAAACGTGATCTGGGTAGGAACCGATGATGGAAACATTCAGCTAACCACAGATGGAGGTAAAAACTGGACGAATGTAACGGCTAACCTTACGGGTATCCCAGCCAATACCTGGGTGTATCACATTGAAGCCAGTGTGCATGGCAAGGGTACCGCCTACGCTGTATTTGATGGCCATACTCACGGCGATATGAAGCCATACGCCATGAAAACAACCGATTATGGAAAGACTTGGGTAAATATAATTTCCGATGATATTCAGAAGAACGCCTTTGTAAGAAACATCCAGGAGGACTATGTGAACGAGGATCTTCTTTTCCTCGGTACTGAATTCGGATTATACGTTACCATTGATGGAGGGAAGAACTGGTCGCATTTTACAAACAATATGCCACCGGTTGCCGTTCACTTTATCGATCTTCAGAAGAAAACCAACGACATAGTAATGGGAACCCATGGAAGAGGCGTGATCATTATAGACGATATAAGTCCGCTGCGCGAACTAAACCAGCAAGTTCTGGCAAAAGATGTCCATTTCTTCAAGACGAAGCCTTTCACCATGGTGGAGGATAGTGGTTTCTCCGGTAACTTTGGAGCAGAAACACAATTTGTGGGAGGTAATAAAAGTACCGCTGCACGTATTGTTTACTACCTGAAAAAGCGACATACCTTCGGGAAGATGTCCATGGAAGTACAGGATATGCAAGGCAATAAGATAGTATCTCTGCCTGCTGGTAAATCTAAGGGTATCAATGTTGTTAACTGGAATTACAATACGTATACTCCGGTAATGGCGGAAGCGAAGACCTTATCGTTTGGTGGCTTCACGGCTCCTCGCGTTCCGGCCGGTAAATACAAGATCGTACTTACTAAAGGAAAGGATACCTACGAGCATATTATCGACCTGGAATATGATAAGAAATCTCTTACCAGCCTGGCCGAAAGAAAGGAGCAGGAAAAGATGACCGGTATACTATACGATATGGTTGAAGACCTGGCCTATACAATTTACGAGCTCAATGAAACCCAGGACAAGGCCAGGGAGGTCATGGAAAACAATCCGAAAGGCAAAAAAACAGCCCAAAAGCTATTCGACGCCTTGGAGGCACTTAAAAAAGATCTGGTAATTACAACAGGTGATAATTATGTGGCTTCCGCCGAACCGGAACTACGGGAAAAAATGGGTGATCTCTATGCTAATGTAGCTTCAAGTTACGATCGGGTTTCGGGTGCGCAAAAGCAAAATTACGAATTGATCTCTGAAGAATGGATAGCCGCCAAATCGCGCTACCAGGAGATCATGGCGAAAGAAGGAAAGAAATTCGAGAGTTTCCTCGAAAAGAACAGTATCGATCCTCCTAAGCTGAAGACAAAAGAAGAATTCCTTAAAAAGGATTAGTTATCAAAAAGCCCCGCAAAAAGCGGGGTTTTTTTATTTATTGATATAAACCGTTTTACGGTTGGTAAACTCACGGATACCATGCTTGCTAAGTTCGCGTCCGTAGCCACTTTCTTTCACGCCGCCGAAGGGCAGTCGCGGATCGCTCTTTACCAATTCGTTGATAAACACCGCGCCTTCATCAAATTGAGGGATCAATTTTTTTACATCTTTAATATTTTTACTGAAAACAGACACCCCAAGGCCATACCTAGAATTGTTGGATAGTTCAATAGCCTCCTGCGCAGTTTTAAAAATGGTTATACTAAGTGCCGGCCCGAAGGTTTCTTCCTTGAACATCGGCATTTCGGGTGTCACATGGCTAACAACAGTGGGTTGGTAAAAAGCCCCGTCACGCTTCCCTCCTGTTTCTAATTTCGCCCCCATGGCCAGGCTATTTTGTACTTGATTTTCAAGTTCTTCGGCAAGATCTTCCCTCGCCAGAGTTCCTATATAAGTATCTTTATCCATAGGGTCTCCCGATTTCAAATTCTTTACTCTTTCTACAAGTTTAGGAATAAAATCCCTTGCAATATCCTCCTGAACCAGCAGACGTTTTCCGGCTATACAACTCTGTCCCGTATTTTGGTATCTCGCATTCACACAGGTGTCGAGTGTCGCTTCCAGTTCGCAATCGTTCATCACTATCAGGGCGTTATTTCCTCCTAGTTCCAATACAGTTTTCTTGATATTTGCCCCGGCAACTTCGGCGACAGCCGCACCGGCCGGCCCACTTCCCGTGAGAGTAACAGCCCTTACCCTGGGGTTCTCGATAATAGCCTTTACCTTGTCACTGCTTACCTTTAAGGTGGTAAAGCAATGTTCGGGAAAACCTGCTTTGCGGAAGACTTTCTCGATATTTAGTGCGCTCCCAAATACATTGGAAGCATGTTTCAACAGGCCGATATTCCCTGCCATTAATGCGGGAGCGGCAAATCTAAATACTTGCCAGAAAGGATAGTTCCAGGGCATAACTGCAAGTACGATGCCCATAGGTTCGTACCGCACATAACTCGAATGGGCATCTGTAGACACTGTCTCCTCAGCGAGTTGCTCCTCTGCATGAGAAGCGTAATACTCACACACCCATGCACATTTCTCTATTTCGGCAATGGCCTGAGAAATAGGTTTGCCCATTTCGGCAGAGATCGTCTTGGCATAGCCTTCCTTCCCGGCTTTTAATTCGGCGGCAGCGGCCATCATACATTCTGTTCTATGACTAAAACTGGTTTCCCGCCATTGTTTAAAGCGGTGGTTGGCTTGTTTTATTATAGATTCTATCTCCTGGCTGGTATGTTCTTTGTAGCTGTGGATTAGCTCCGCATTGTACGGGTTGATGGATCTTATTTCACTCATAGAATTAAAGTACAAAACCTTCCATGAATCAACGAAGTATTAGTTCAATTTTAACGGAATTATTGTTGAAAACATAGTTTATAACTTATCCCGATTACTACTTAGAAAAGAACGGCTTTTCCTACTTTTATTCAAACAGTTTGTTATGGAACCACGTGATGCGTCGTTACTCCGATTAAGGCCGGACATTCCTTCAGCGACAATTAACCCTTCAATGACTTCCGAAGAGATCTTTCAGAACCGCACCCTTCGGCCTGTAGCCAAATTACAGAACGAATTGTTGTTGGAAGCCTTCAGAAACTATATTCGGAAACACAAGAACGTATTTTACGACTTGTCCATAGAGAAACGCCTGGATTATATTGAGAACGCTATCCATAAGGATATGAAATTCAGGAATTCCCTAAAAGGTATAGTAATAGGGCAATTCACTATCGATGAGTTTAAGGAATACACTTTAAATTCTTCTGCACTTAACAAGCGTATGATGAATATCGTTAGAGAACGGCTAAAGAGCAATGTGCAACTACTAGAGTACGAGTACGCGCATTAGAAAGCCGATAATTATAGTTAATGCGAAACTCATTAGTGTTCCTATAAGCACATATTCGGTTTGTTTCCGCGCTCCGCTTTTACTTTTATCACTGAACCTGAGAATGGATTTGGCTGCGATAAGGAATCCAATAGCCGAAAAATTATTAGTGAGTATAAACGTGAGCACGAGTATACGTTCGAAAATCCCAATATAGCGTCCGGCCTTGGCCAGACTCTTGATCCCGTCCTCCTTTTTAATCTCCTTTTGCCAGCGCCGGGTGGCTTTCCCGATAATAAAACCGATAGGGAAGATCACAATGAGATAGCCTGTTAGGTATACAAGGAATACTTCGGAAGCCAATAAAGAAGTAATAAATGGCAATACTTCGCCCCAATTTTGGGTTACAGATATCCAGAGAATAAAAAGAACCAGCAAGTGTAAGGCCTGATCTATTAGAAAATACCGGAGATTATCCGACTCTTGATGCAATTTCCAAAGATCGATCCCAAAGTGTGTTACCGAAATGATCACGGGAACCAGCCACAAACTCCAATCCTGTACAATGACATAGGTTAGCAAACCGGCCAAGACGGCATGAACATACAGAAATACCGAAGCCGCCTTCTTTTCACGCTTCTGTTTGATCCAGGATCTGGATTGAAACAGGAAATCTGTAATTAAATGCGCAAGTAAAAGTTGCAGTGCAAAGATGAGATCGGGATTCATATAAAATATTTTTTTGTAAGCTGTTCATATCTACGCAGTAAAAGTCTAATCTCATCCCATCCTGCGGCTTTCTTCCTGTGATTTATCGCGGCCTGACTCCTATTTAGCTCTTGTGCGATCTGCTGTTCTTTATAATCCTGTAAAAGGTAATATACCACTTCGGCCGAGGCCATGGACCATCGGTCTGTAGTAGCGTCTAGGAATTTCATGTGCACTTCGAACTCGTCGTTTACGTCGGTCACAGGTGTTGTTACTGCCATTTTACTTTGCCTGGATTTCATACTGTCCAAAGTACGGCCAGACAATTGAAATGCCTCCCCGTTGCTAACATTTATTGCGTTGAGATCGTAACTGGCCTCCCCTATCCCGATAGAGATACGTACATCGGCCAGCGGAACGTTGTTTCCCGCATCCGTATCGGCATCGTTGAAACTATTTATGAGAGCCTTTATTTGTAATGCAAGACTTAGAGCCAGGCTGGGATCCTCAACGATGCCCTGAAAACTATCTCCTCTGAACATGGTAAATTCTACGCTTTTATCGCCTGGTAGCTTCGTATACGCTTTAAATTCGGTATTTAAACGACCAATGATAGCGCTCATCCTTTTATTGGAGAAGCGGGATGAATCCACCAGATCACCTGTTATTACTGCTATAGTTGCATTTTTCATACTGCAATTAATCTTAGACCATAACGATTACTTCTACAAATATAAGTATTTTTACTAATAAACAAGTTTTATAAGTATATTTTATTATAATCATGGAATATAATATTCATCCCATAGCTACTATTCCAGAAGAGATACCCCGTTTAGGTCGGTGGTGAGAACTTCACTCATATAATCGAAATACGGCCGTAGTAATTGGAAGTGATATAGCAGTTTATCTCTGAAATCGGGCGATAACACTTCCTTATCTGTAAATTCGTGGGTAAAGAAAAAGCTCTTTAAACGTATTAGATCGAGGTTTGGATCGTCCTTACTAAATCCCTTCGGAGCTGTTTTCACGGCAAATTCCCGCACAAAATCTCCAAAAGCCTCCTTAAACTTCTTCTCGTTCATGATCTTACGGATGCGGGAAGCGTCCATTTCGAATTCTTTTCTTATCCGAAGCAGATCGGCGGGTTCGGGGGAGAAAAACCCCCCTGCCATTAACGACTTTCCAGGTTCCAGCCGAAGGTAATAGCCACCTCGCCGGTGGGCTCCCGCCCTACTGAAACTAACACTTCTATGCACATTATACGGTGTTTTATCCTTACTAAACCTAATGTCTCTGTTGATCCTGAACACTTTAACCTTTGCGATCTCATCGGTTTCATTAAGACCGGCTTCCACATCGGTATAGAATTGTTTTAACAACTTCTCGTTAGCCTGGTACTGCTTCTTGTTTTCCTGCATCCAATCGCGATGATTGTTCTTTTTTAGTTGTTCCAGGAAATTAAATATGTCTTTTGATAGGGTAACACTCATATACTTGCTCTTTGTGCTTTAAAGATACGCTTAAATTTTTTTCATTACTTTTAGCTAATCAACTATAAAACCAAAGTATTATGACAACCACCAAACCCAACACCGGCTTTTGGATAATTGCCGTGCTTGCCCTACTATGGAACCTTATGGGAGTGTTTCAATATCTATCCACCACTTTGTGGGCAGACGCGATCAAAGAAGCCCTACCCCCGGAACAAGTTGCCTTAATGGACGCACTACCTTCCTGGTATAGTTACGTATTTGCCGTTGCTGTCTTTGCAGGTGTAATAGGTTCGTTATTGTTATTAATAAGAAAAAAACTGGCTGTTCCTGTATTAGGAATATCCCTTCTCGCTGTATTGGTGCAGATGGGCTACTGGTTATTCGCAACAGACGTGATGGAAGTTGTGGGAATGTCGTCGGTAGTTATGCCACTGGTTGTGATCATTATCGCGATCTTCCTGTATTTCTACTCGAAGGGAGCCGCTCAGAAAGGATGGTTACGATAGATTGAACAACATACATAAAAAAGCGGGCAAATGCCCGCTTTTTTTATAACCATTTCTTTCTTCTGAAATACCATATCATAAGCGCCAGAACAACGAACATGAGGCCCCATAATATAAAATACCCATATTTTAATTTAAGTTCGGGCATATACTCGAAATTCATCCCATAAATACCTGCCATAAAGGTTAACGGAATAAATATGGAAGCCATGATGGTTAACACCTTCATGATCTCGTTCATTTTATTGCTAATTGTGGTCATATACATATCCATAAGACCCCATACCATTTCCCGGTAAAGATCGATACTCTCACTCACTTGTATGATATGATCGTAAAGGTCTCGTATGTAATTACGGGTGCGGTCTTCGATTAGCGGTGTGTCTATTTTCTCAAGACGGTTGATCACTTCACGCAAGGGAACGATGGCCCTGCGTATCTTTAAAACTTCCTTCTTTAGTTCCTGAATATCCTGGGTGATATCATCTGTTGCCTTACTCTCAAAAAGCAGATCCTCCAGCACCTCGATCTTATCGCTTAAAGTTTCGATCACCGTAAAATAGTTGTCTATTACAGCATCCAGGAGGGCAAACATGAGGTAATCTGCTCCAGCCTGCCTTATTCTTCCCTTGTCGTTCATAAGTCGCTCCCTCACTCCGTCGAATACATCTCCGTCTGCTTCCTGAAACGTAAGGACATAGTCTTTCCCCACTACCATGCTTACATGTTCGTAGATCATCTCTGCATTGTCGTTGTAGTGAAGCATCTTAAAAACCAAAAACAAGTAGTCACTATATTCGTCTAGTTTGGGACGTTGATAGGTGGTTACAATGTCTTCCTGAATAAGCGGGTGTAGCTCAAAATGTTCTCCCAAAATTTCGATCTCACGGCTATTGCTTAGCCCATCTACATTGATCCATGTTACACGGTCTGTATCTTTAAAATTGAAGGCATCGGAAACATTTTCGGTGTGAAGGTGTTCTAAATGAGATTTCGAATAATCGATGATCTCGGCTTTAGTAATTAATTTTTCTTTGCTCCCTCTATAGGTGACAGCTCCCGGAATTTGATTTACTGTTTTCCGTTTAGGCAGTTTGTCGAGCCGGAACTTTCTTTTTTTCTTAATTGGTTTTGCCATATATATCACACATTACCTTTTAAAGATAATGAAATCTCACAAGTATTTTCCGTTGTTAAATGTTATTCAACTTTATGCCTGGCCTGCAAGGTCTTATCCACATCACGTAAAAAAAGGCCTTTGGTCTGCAGAAGGATAAGTGTATGAAACAGTAGGTCTGCTGCCTCATTGAGGAAGGCAAGGTCGTTATCGTCTTTAGCCTCGATAACCAGTTCCACCGCTTCTTCCCCCACTTTTTGAGCGATTTTGTTAACCCCACCCTTAAACAAGGAAGCCACATAAGAGTCTTCCATTTCCGGAAAGTCCTTACGTTGTTGTATCACTTCTTCCAGTTGAGATAGAAATCCAAAATTAGGTGTGTTTTGCTCGCCCCAGCAATTGTCTGTTCCTTTATGACATACCGGACCCTGGGGATGTACCATTGCAAGCAGGGTATCATTATCACAATCAGACCTTATGGAGACCAGGTCCAGGTAGTTGCCAGACTCTGAACCTTTTGTCCACAAACTATTCTTTTTTCTGCTGAAAAAGGTAACTCGCTTGCTTTCGAGGGTTTGAGCAAGTGCTTCTTCGTTCATAAATCCCAGCATTAGCACATTACGTGTGATATTATCCTGAACTATTACTGGCACCAGACCATCCTGGTATTTTTCAAAATCAATATTCATAACTTTCATATTTATATTTACAAGCGAACCTCAATGTTACGTTCCTTTAAAAATCGCTTTAATTCATCGATCCTAATGTCTTTAAAATGAAATACACTCGCCGCTAATGCGGCGTCTGCTTTGCCATCAATAAATGTGTCTGCAAAATGAGAAATCTCTCCCGCCCCTCCCGAGGCTATTATAGGTATGTTTACCAGGGATGCAAGTTTTGCCAGAGCTTGGTT includes the following:
- a CDS encoding acyl-CoA thioesterase, with product MRFHTRKWIKPEDLNPNGTLFGGRLLEWIDEEAALYAIIQLENPRTVTKYMSEINFVSSAKKGDIVEIGIEVKKFGRSSLTLCCEVRNKMTRHTIITIDTIIMVSLDENGKPYPHGKTQIEYVSDRLKDN
- a CDS encoding LolA-like protein: MKTLKTLFIILLVAAIVPATAQTADEIIENYFENTGGKEAWDDIESMQTTGDAMMGGQSYPFVQTTLSDGRMVVKVDLQGTSFIPQAFDGEQVWTTNFQSMQAEAMDKETSVNYKNNEANEFPDPFLNYKENGYKLELVGEATMEGTECYKLVLTKKPVMVDGQEKPNVTTYYFDKENFVPIVSESTMNGGPMAGMTTQTVFSDYLEAGDFYLPFSITQKFNGQVGQTIKVTDVKFNVEVDDAMFKMPATADTEDKK
- a CDS encoding WD40/YVTN/BNR-like repeat-containing protein → MKKLIILFLTGMLMPFVLPAQEINLKGKELFGDMRARHIGPALMSGRINDLEMHPTNTRILYAGTAGGGVWKSNDGGATFVPIFDDYAQSIGVVKLDPKDPDRTIWVGTGETWTRNSVSVGDGLYKSTDGGNNWTEIPGFENSERIASIAINPNNTNEVYVGVLGALWSDSEDRGVYKTTDGGKTWSKILYVNPSTGAADVIMDPKNPNTLYASMWEFRRTAWGFNSGGANSALYKSTDAGKSWNKIHNGFPAGKLGRIAVQVAPSDSSIVYAVLETEDKSKNGLWKSTNGGQSWEHLNADFGLTVRPFYFSRITIDPRDPDVVVKGGLTGSISRDGGKTFKNLGNMHSDIHDITFHIKDSDIMYSGTDGGVYRSWNGGTTFEIVENLPLSQFYHISVDDAEPYNVYGGLQDNGSWYGPSSSPGGVNARDWNSVGYGDGFRVLKHPTKNIIYSEMQGAENVWRYDADRNRTKTIQPLPRKGDPELRFNWNAPMAVSHHVPDRFYMGSQFLHKSDDMGDSWTIISPDLTTNDPAKQDQSKSGGLSVDNSGAENHTTIFTIAESPLDENVIWVGTDDGNIQLTTDGGKNWTNVTANLTGIPANTWVYHIEASVHGKGTAYAVFDGHTHGDMKPYAMKTTDYGKTWVNIISDDIQKNAFVRNIQEDYVNEDLLFLGTEFGLYVTIDGGKNWSHFTNNMPPVAVHFIDLQKKTNDIVMGTHGRGVIIIDDISPLRELNQQVLAKDVHFFKTKPFTMVEDSGFSGNFGAETQFVGGNKSTAARIVYYLKKRHTFGKMSMEVQDMQGNKIVSLPAGKSKGINVVNWNYNTYTPVMAEAKTLSFGGFTAPRVPAGKYKIVLTKGKDTYEHIIDLEYDKKSLTSLAERKEQEKMTGILYDMVEDLAYTIYELNETQDKAREVMENNPKGKKTAQKLFDALEALKKDLVITTGDNYVASAEPELREKMGDLYANVASSYDRVSGAQKQNYELISEEWIAAKSRYQEIMAKEGKKFESFLEKNSIDPPKLKTKEEFLKKD
- a CDS encoding NAD-dependent succinate-semialdehyde dehydrogenase, translated to MSEIRSINPYNAELIHSYKEHTSQEIESIIKQANHRFKQWRETSFSHRTECMMAAAAELKAGKEGYAKTISAEMGKPISQAIAEIEKCAWVCEYYASHAEEQLAEETVSTDAHSSYVRYEPMGIVLAVMPWNYPFWQVFRFAAPALMAGNIGLLKHASNVFGSALNIEKVFRKAGFPEHCFTTLKVSSDKVKAIIENPRVRAVTLTGSGPAGAAVAEVAGANIKKTVLELGGNNALIVMNDCELEATLDTCVNARYQNTGQSCIAGKRLLVQEDIARDFIPKLVERVKNLKSGDPMDKDTYIGTLAREDLAEELENQVQNSLAMGAKLETGGKRDGAFYQPTVVSHVTPEMPMFKEETFGPALSITIFKTAQEAIELSNNSRYGLGVSVFSKNIKDVKKLIPQFDEGAVFINELVKSDPRLPFGGVKESGYGRELSKHGIREFTNRKTVYINK
- a CDS encoding glyoxalase, which encodes MEPRDASLLRLRPDIPSATINPSMTSEEIFQNRTLRPVAKLQNELLLEAFRNYIRKHKNVFYDLSIEKRLDYIENAIHKDMKFRNSLKGIVIGQFTIDEFKEYTLNSSALNKRMMNIVRERLKSNVQLLEYEYAH
- a CDS encoding DUF3307 domain-containing protein — translated: MNPDLIFALQLLLAHLITDFLFQSRSWIKQKREKKAASVFLYVHAVLAGLLTYVIVQDWSLWLVPVIISVTHFGIDLWKLHQESDNLRYFLIDQALHLLVLFILWISVTQNWGEVLPFITSLLASEVFLVYLTGYLIVIFPIGFIIGKATRRWQKEIKKEDGIKSLAKAGRYIGIFERILVLTFILTNNFSAIGFLIAAKSILRFSDKSKSGARKQTEYVLIGTLMSFALTIIIGFLMRVLVL
- a CDS encoding DUF2461 domain-containing protein — its product is MSVTLSKDIFNFLEQLKKNNHRDWMQENKKQYQANEKLLKQFYTDVEAGLNETDEIAKVKVFRINRDIRFSKDKTPYNVHRSVSFSRAGAHRRGGYYLRLEPGKSLMAGGFFSPEPADLLRIRKEFEMDASRIRKIMNEKKFKEAFGDFVREFAVKTAPKGFSKDDPNLDLIRLKSFFFTHEFTDKEVLSPDFRDKLLYHFQLLRPYFDYMSEVLTTDLNGVSLLE
- the corA gene encoding magnesium/cobalt transporter CorA — translated: MAKPIKKKRKFRLDKLPKRKTVNQIPGAVTYRGSKEKLITKAEIIDYSKSHLEHLHTENVSDAFNFKDTDRVTWINVDGLSNSREIEILGEHFELHPLIQEDIVTTYQRPKLDEYSDYLFLVFKMLHYNDNAEMIYEHVSMVVGKDYVLTFQEADGDVFDGVRERLMNDKGRIRQAGADYLMFALLDAVIDNYFTVIETLSDKIEVLEDLLFESKATDDITQDIQELKKEVLKIRRAIVPLREVINRLEKIDTPLIEDRTRNYIRDLYDHIIQVSESIDLYREMVWGLMDMYMTTISNKMNEIMKVLTIMASIFIPLTFMAGIYGMNFEYMPELKLKYGYFILWGLMFVVLALMIWYFRRKKWL
- the hisIE gene encoding bifunctional phosphoribosyl-AMP cyclohydrolase/phosphoribosyl-ATP diphosphatase HisIE, with translation MNIDFEKYQDGLVPVIVQDNITRNVLMLGFMNEEALAQTLESKRVTFFSRKKNSLWTKGSESGNYLDLVSIRSDCDNDTLLAMVHPQGPVCHKGTDNCWGEQNTPNFGFLSQLEEVIQQRKDFPEMEDSYVASLFKGGVNKIAQKVGEEAVELVIEAKDDNDLAFLNEAADLLFHTLILLQTKGLFLRDVDKTLQARHKVE